The sequence below is a genomic window from Fibrobacter sp. UWB10.
TCGAAACGGGTACCTACGAATACGACGGTAACCTTGCTTACGTGGGCATTCCGGAACTCCAGAAGTTGCTTGGCCTTGAAGATGTCGTAACCGGTATCCAGTTCCGCTTGAATAACCATTGGCTTGCGGGCGAGGCGGTGGATAGCCTTGCCACTTGGCTCGGTTATCCGTATTATGCCATGGACTGGAAGACGAAAAACATTACGCTCCTCAAGTGGATGAACTACGAAAAGTTCATTGTTGCTGCGGTGATTTGCCTCATCATTTTGGTGGCTGCATTCAATATCATCAGTAGCTTGATCATGGTCGTTATCGACAAGACCAAGGAAATCGGAATCCTCCGCAGCATGGGCTTGAGCAAAGGCAGCGTGATGCGTGTCTTTATGCTTATGGGTAGCTTTATTGGCGTGGGCGGCACGATTGTTGGTGGCACCATTGGCTTGGTGCTTTGCAAGCTGCAAGAGGCCTACCACTTTATCAAGCTCCCGGGTGATGTTTACGTGATTCCGTACTTCCCGATTTCGGTGCACATTCTTGACGTGATTTTGATTTTTGTAATTGGCATTGCGCTTTGCGTGGCGGCCACTTTGCTGCCTGCCTGGAAGGCTAGCCGCTTGGATCCGGTGGGGGCAATTAGACATGAGTAGTTTGCTTGAAACAGTTGACCTCCGTCGAGAATTCTCTGAAACGGGCGAAAAGCTTGAAATCCTCAAGGGCGTGAACTTCTCGATGGAAGAAGGCGAACTTGTGGCCCTTACGGGTTCTTCGGGTTCGGGTAAGTCGACCTTCTTGAATTTGGTGGGAATGCTTGATACACCGACTTCTGGCGAAATCCTTTTTAAGGGCAAGGCGCTTTCCAAGTTTAACGATTCTGAACGCGACCGCTACCATCGTGTACAGGTGGGGTTTGTGTTCCAGTTCCATCACCTGTTGAGCGAATTTACCGCGATTGAAAACGTGTGCGTGCCGGGCCGCATTCTTGGAACGTCTGAAAAGGAATGCCGTGAACGCGCTGCAATGCTTTTGGAAACGGTGGGACTCAAGGACCGCCTCAAGCACTTGCCGCGTGAACTTTCCGGTGGTGAACGCCAGCGTGTGGCTATTGCCCGTGCGCTCATGAACCATCCGGACTTGGTGCTGGCTGACGAACCGAGCGGTAACTTGGATGAAGCAAATTCCGCGATGCTGAACGAATTGATTGGCGAACTTAACGAAAAGTTTAATCAGGCTTTCTTGATTGTGACGCACGACGAAAAATTGGCTAGTTTTGCAAAACGCCGTGTTGTAATGCATGGCGGCGTCATTCAGTAGCTTAAGGAGAAAATATGTCTGATATCAACGGTATTTTTTCGAAGAAAGCGAAGGCTGTTTTACAGGCGGCACGCATTGCTGCCCGTAATTTAGGTAGCGATAGTGTTACGACCGAACATTTGCTGCTCGGCCTGGTACGCGAAGATTCCGGCTTTGCCGCCGAAACCTTGCGTGCGCTTAAGATCAATTTGAATGAACTTGGCGAAAATGTGCAGCGCTCGCTGACCACAAATGGTGGCATTATGACCGTGGGCGATGCCCATGGTGCGTTGCTCTCTTTTACGACTCGTTGTAAGGCTGCTCTTTTTAATGCGGCAAAGATTGCTAAAGAAGAAGGGGACCAGTATATTGGCCCCGAACACTTGATGCTTGCCATTTTGCAGCAGGCTGAATCTCCGGCTGCAGGCACTCTTTCGACCTTTGGCGTAACCTACGAAAATTTTGAAAACACCTTGCAGCAGATCAAGCGCGAGGCCATGAATGGTCAGCCCTCTGGCGAAGAAGGCGATGGCATGGACGGCGATGACCGCTTTATGGGACAGGGCCGCGGTGGCGATACCCGCCAGCAGGTGCGTAGCCAGAGTCGTTCCAAGACGCCGATTCTCGATCACTTTGGTCGCGACTTGACGGCGCTTGCCAAGCAGGGTAAGCTTGATCCGATTATCGGTCGCGGTCGCGAAATTGAACGTTTGATTCAGATTCTTTGCCGCCGCAAAAAGAATAACCCCGCCCTCATTGGTGAACCGGGCGTGGGCAAGACGGCGATTATTGAAGGCCTTGCTCAGAAGATTGTCCAGAAGAAGATTCCGGAACTCTTGATGAACAAGCGCGTAGTCACGCTTGATGTGGCTGCTATGGTGGCAGGCACTAAGTACCGTGGCCAGTTCGAAGAACGCGTGAAGGGCCTGATTATGGAACTCCAGCGCGTGGACAATTCGGTGATTCTCTTTATCGATGAATTGCATACGATTGTGGGCGCGGGCGGTTCCGAGGGTAGCCTTGATGCCAGCAATATCTTTAAGCCGGCGCTCGCCCGAGGCGAACTCCAGTGCATTGGAGCCACGACGATCGATGAATACCGCAAGTACATCGAAAAAGATGCCGCACTTGAACGCCGTTTCCAGACGATTGTCGTGAATCCGCCTAATTCCGAAGATTCTATCCAGATTTTGGAAGGGCTGCGCCCGAAGTACGAGCAACACCATAAGGTGCATTACACGCCCGAAGCCATTCGAGCTGCGGTGACGCTTGCCGAACGCTACATTACCGACCGATTCCTGCCGGACAAAGCTATCGACGTGCTTGACGAAGCCGGTGCCCGCGTGCGTTTGAATTCGATTCGTACGCCGCAAGACCTTAAGGAAATGGAAGACGAACTTGCCGCGACCATGCAAAAGAAGGAAGAGGCCATTGCCGATCAGCAGTATGAAACGGCAGCCACTCTCCGCGACAAGATTGAAGATTTGACGAACCGCATCGCTGAACGCCGCGAAGCCTTGAATAAAGAAGACTCTGCGGATTTCCCGATTGTTGATGAAAACGAAATTCGCGATTGCATCAGCAAGATGACGGGTATCCCCGTCAGTCGCCTCGCTGGTGAAGAAACGCAGAAGCTCCTGAAGCTCGGCGACGAAATCAAGGAACGCGTGATTGGCCAGGACCAGGCTGTAGACGCCGTGGTGAAAGCCATTCGCCGTACTCGCGCAGGCATTCGCGATACTAAGCGCCCCATGGGTAGCTTCTTGTTCCTCGGTCCCACAGGTGTCGGTAAGACGGAACTGGCGAAGGTTCTCAGTCAGAGCCTGTTCGGCAGCGAAGATTCCATGATCCGTATCGACATGAGCGAATACATGGAAAAGCACAGCGTGAGCCGCTTGATCGGTGCGCCTCCGGGATACGTAGGCTTCGAAGATAACGGTGGCCAGCTCAGCGAAAAGGTGCGTAAGCGCCCCTACTGCGTGGTGCTTCTCGACGAAATCGAGAAGGCTCATCCGGACATTTACAACTTGCTCTTGCAGATTTTGGACGACGGTATCCTTACGGATAGCTACGGCCGCAAAATCAACTTCAAGAATACGATAATCATCATGACGAGTAACGCAGGCGCTCGCGAAGTGCGCCACAGCAGCGGCATGGGATTCACCAAGATGGGCGAGACCGACGACTACGAACGTATGGAAACGGCTATCCGCGAAGAAGTCAAGCGAGTGTTCTCTCCGGAATTCTTGAACCGTGTGGACGAGCAGATTGTGTTCCGTCCGCTGACCAAGAAGGATCTCTCTTCTGTCGTAGACATTCAGCTGACCTTCTTGCAGAAGAACTTGTCTGAACGCGGAATCCTTCTGGAAGTTTCCGAAGCCGCCAAGGAATTCATCGTTTCGCACAACTACGATTCTGCACTCGGCGCGCGCCCGATTCGCCGCTCCATTCAGAACCTGGTCGAAGACGAAATTGCCGAAGGCCTGTTGCTTGGAATCTACAAGGACTTCACGACAATTTCGATTGATGTCGAAAACAACAAGCTCAAGTTCACATCCGAGGCGTTACCAAGCTAGTGATAATGTGAAGAGTGTTGTGTGTAATGTGTAATGAATTTAATTTCACATTCCACACTACACATCCCACATTTTTTATATTTACCCGCGAAAAAATTCAACAATCAAACCCAAGAGGTTATACAATGGCTAAAATTCCTGCAGTTCTTATCTTTGGCGCACCGGGTTCCGGCAAGGGTACCGTTGGCGCAAAGCTCGCTGCTACTACGTCCCTCAAGCACATTTCCACGGGTGACATCTTCCGTGGCATTGCTCCTTCCAGCGAATCTGGCAAGCTCCTCGCTTCTTATTCCAGCAAGGGCCTCTTGGTTCCGGACGAAGCCACTGTCGAAATTTTCGGCCGTTTCATCGAAGGCCTCATCAATACGAACAAGGTGAACCCGGATAAGGATACCCTCCTCCTCGACGGTATTCCTCGCACGGTTGCTCAGGTCAAGCTCATCGAATCCGTGGTCGACGTGAAGCACATCTTCGTGCTCGACATCAAGGACGAAAAGACCATCGTAGCCCGTCTCCTCAACCGCGCGAAAATCGAAGGCCGCAAGGACGACGCCGACGAAGCCGTGATCAAGAACCGTCTCAAGGTTTACAAGGAATCTACCGCCAAGGTTCTCGGCAAGTACAGCAAGTCCATCATCAGCCGCATCAATGGCGATAACACTCCGGACGAAGTGTTCTGCGACACTCTCGCTGCCTACGTGAAGTTCTGCAAGGCTTCTAATAAGACCGCAAAGGCCAAAAAGCCGGCAGCAAAGAAGGCTAAGAAGTAATAGTCGACGGGCCTTTGCTCTCGCAATCGCGACCGGTTAATACCGGTCGCTTTTTGCTCACGGAAGACCGCAAAGGCCAAAAAGCCTGCTGCAAAGAAGGCTAAGAAGTAATAGTCGACGGGCCTTTGCTCTCGCAATCGCGACCGGTTAATACCGGTCGCTTTTTTGCTCACGGAAGACCGCAAAGGCCAAAAAGCCTGCTGCAAAGAAGGCTAAGAAGTAATAGTCGACGGGCCTTTGCTCTCGCAACCACGCCTCGTTAATACGAGGCGTTTGTTGCTCACGGAACAAGTGCTCCAAGGCTTGCATCATAAAGCTTAAAGAGACCGTGGATAAATCCGCGGTCTTTTTGTTTTTTCTATTTTTGGAGCATAAAATCTAGAAAGGATGAAAATGGAACCAAACAATCAGTATAATTCAGTGGGAAATTCTTCCTCAGCTAAGAACAATAAGGACGATGACGAAATCGATATCCTCGAAGTTCTTAGTTTGCTGTTGAAGCATAAATTCTTTTTAGCTTGTTGTATCGTTGCTGGCTGTGCGCTTGGTTTCTTGGCTTCGAACTGGATGCGCCCGCAATATACGAGCGATGCTCTTTTGCAGATTGATGTGAAGGGAAATAAGGCTGGTAAGGCCATGGGTGAAATGGGTGCCCTTTTGGATGTGGCATCTCCGGCCGAAGCTGAAATTGAACTTTTGAAGAGCCGCATGGTTCTGACTTATGTTGTTGAACAAGAACGCCTGTGCTTTAATGCCTTCCCGAAGGGTGCAATCGATCGCTTGCTCCATACGGAAGGTCGCATGGATCTTGAAGACCTTTACATTCCTGAAATTGCCCGCATTGAAAAGTGGACTGCAGAAGTTGTCGGTGAAGATGAATTTGCCGTGTATACGCCTGAAGGTGTAAAGCTTTTGCAGGGTAAGGTGGGTGAGTCGCTGTCGGCCCCTTATGGTGGCGATACGCTTAGAATCCACGTGAAGCACTTGCTCGCAAGACCGGGTCAGCAGTTCGTAATTGCGCAGTCCGAACCGCTAGATGCAGTCCGAGGCTTGGTCAAGAAACTTGATGTGGCCGAAAAGGGTAAGCAGACGGGTATCATTGGTGTGTCCTATACGGATCGCTATGCTGACAAGGCTGCATCTGTCTTGAACACCATCGCAAATATCTACCTGCGCCAGAATGTGGAAATGCGCAGTGCCGAAGCTGAAAAGACTTTGGAATTCCTTGAATCGCAGTTGCCTGGTGTTAAGGCCAAGTTGGACAGTTCTGAAAAGAAACTGGCTGACTATCGTCTGAAAATCGGTTCTGTGGACATGACGGGTGAAACTAGGTCGCACTTGGAAAAAGTGGCTCAACTTGAAAAACAGATTCTGGAATTGGATCAGCAGCGTCAAGAAGCGACCCGTTTGTTCAAAGAAGAACACCCTGCTGTCCAGACGATTGTGCAACAGCAGAGCCGTTTGCGTTCGGAACTTTCGAGGCTCAAAAAGTCTGCTGAAAATATGCCTCGTACTCAGCAAGACGTGATGAGCTTGCAGGAAGAAGTGGCTGTGAACAATGCTCAGTACACGGCAATGCTTAACAACATCCAGCAGCTCCGCGTGGTGCGTGCCGGTGAAGTCGGTAACGTGCGTATTGTGGACTATGCTCAGATTGAACGTGCGCCTTCTAAGCCGAACAAGAAGCTTATCTTTGCCGGTTGTGTTGGCGGCGCATTCCTTTTGGGTGCCTTGCTGATTTACTTGTTGCAGATGACCAAGCGCGGTGTGCGCAGCTCTCTTGAAATTGAACGTGAAACGGGTATTAGCGTTTACGCCAAGATTCCGAAGGCTGAAAATGCAATTCTCTTGAAGCGCAATAAGGGTAAGAATACCAAGCCTTTGGTGGAAGATGATCCCGATTCTCCATCAAGCGAAGCGCTCCGTTCTCTTTATACGGCTATTGAATTTGCAACGACCGATTTGCGCGTCATGATGGTGACGGGTATGATTCCGGGCGTGGGCAAGTCCTTTGTTTCTAAGAATGTTTCTGCCCTTTTTGCTGGCTCTGGCAAGAAGACTTTGCTCATCGATGCTGACATGCGTCGCGGCGTGGTGTACAGCCACCGCAAGCAGGGCCTGGGCGATGTGCTCGAAGGCAAGTGCTCTCTGGATAACGCTGTGGCCGATTCCATTACCAAGAACCTGTATGTGCTTGGTGCCGGTAAGACCGACGTTTCTCCTAGCGAACTCTTGCGCGGCGAAACCTTCAAGAACCTTTTGGAAGAAGCCAAGTCCAAGTTTGATATTGTTATCGTGGACACGCCTCCTCTGGAACTCGTAACCGATTCCGAACTCATTTACCCGATTGTGGACTTCGCCTTGTTCGTGCTCCATTACGGCAAGCATTCCATGGACCAGATTAAGGAATCCATGATGAAGCTGGATCGTTGCTGCGAAGGCAAGGCCCGCGCGTTCGTGATGAACCATTGCGAATCTGACGGCCATGGATATGGCTATGGCAGCTATGGTTACGGTAAGTACAGCTATTACGGTAAAGACAAAAAGAAAAAGTAATTACAACTCATGAAAGTTTTTCTCTACGACACGACTCTCCGCGACGGTAACCAGGACCGTAAAATCAGCCTTTCTCTTGCAGACAAGCTGCAGATTGCGCGCATTCTGGACCATTTCGGCTTTGACTACATCGAAGGCGGCTGGCCGAATCCCAGCAACCCCACCGACGAAGAATTCTTCCAGAAGATTAAGGAAGTCAAGCTGAAGCATGCGAAGATTGCTGCCTTTGGTTCTACTCGTCGCCCCAAGGTGTTGCCTGAAAAGGACCCGCTGTTGCAGGCTCTTGTAAAGTCTGGCGCTCCGGTGAAGACTATTTTCGGTAAGAGCTGGGACCTGCATGTGACCGACGTGATTCGCACGACGCTCGAAGAAAACCTCGACATGATCGAGTCTTCTGTGGCATACCTCAAGGAACATTCCGAAGAGGTGATTTACGATGCCGAACATTTCTTTGACGGCTACAAGGCGAACCCGCAGTATGCTCTGGAAACTCTGAGAGCTGCAGAACTGGGCCATGCCGACTTTATCGTGCTTTGCGATACCAATGGCGGTACCATGCCGTGGGAACTCGAAGAGATTGTGAAGGACGTGAAGAAACACGTTTCTACGCCGATTGGAATTCATGTGCATAACGATGCCGGCCTTGGCGTGTGCAACAGCATTTACGCTGTGAAGAGCGGTGCGACCATGGTGCAGGGCGTGGTGAACGGTTACGGTGAACGTTGTGGTAACGCAAACCTCACGACCATCGCTGCCGACCTCCATTTCAAAATGGGTGCCAAGTTCTTTGCTGCCAAGAAGATTGCTCGCCTCCGCCAGTTGAGCAGCAATGTGGACCAGATTGTGAACCTTCCGAGTGATGCTCACGCCCCGTATGTAGGCGATGCTGCCTTTGCCCATAAGGGTGGCGCTCATATCGATGGCGTCATGAAGGTGTCTCGCAGCTTTGAACACATTGACCCGCATGCTGTGGGTAACGACCGCGTGTTTGTGACCAGCGACCAGGCCGGAGGCTCTCTCGTTGTCGAAAAGCTCAAGGCTATTAAGCCGGGCATCGACAAGAAGGATCCGGTGGTGGCAAGTCTGCTTTCTTTGATCAAGGAACGCGAAAATGCCGGATGGCATTTCGACAGCGCCGAAGCAAGCTTCAAGATGCTTGTGTACCGCCACTTGGGCATGGTCAAGGAACCGTTCAAGGTGTTGAACTACCGCGTTATTGAAGACAAGACCCCGCAGGGTGTTTCTGTTTCGCAGGCCACAGTTAAGCTCCAGATTGGCGACAAGATTAGCCATCAGGTGAGCGAAGGCGATGGCCCGGTGAACGCTTTGGATGCCGCCCTCCGCAAGGCTTTGCTCCCGTTCTTCCCGAACATGGCGAAGGTCAAGCTCGACGACTATAAGGTGCGCGTGCTCGGTTCCAAGGTTGCCTCTGATGCGACGGTTCGCGTGTGGACAACCTTCGGCGATGAAAAGGGCTACTGGAATGTGGTGGGCGTTTCGAGCAACATCATCGAAGCTTCTTGGATGGCTTTTGTTGATGGCTTGACCTATAAGATTCTGGTGGACGATAAAGTCATCGAAAGCGCATACAAGCATTTGGACGTGAAGCCTGTTGAACCGGTCAAGGCAAAAGAAGAGGCTGCGCCTGAGAAAGCGAAAAAATTGACTGCTCGCAAGGTTCGTAATCTCGCGGGTGTTTCAAGGAAAAAGTAAGTCATGCAAATTGTAAAAGTTACTCCGAAATCTGCTGAAATTGAACGCATTTGCGGGCGCGAAGTCGCTCCGTCTAGGGAAATTCACGACAAGGTGTTGAGCATTCTTGCCGACATCAAGAAGGGTGGCATTGCGAAGGCTACTGAATACGCCCAGAAGTTCGACGGCCTCAAGGGCAAGAACATTCGCGTGCCGGCTTCCGCCATTGCAAAGTCTGCTGCCAAGTGCCCCAAGGAACTCCAAAAGGCCCTGAAGCAGGCCATCAAGAACGTTCGTGACTTCCACAAGAACCAGATGGAAGAATCTTGGCTGATGGAAGGTGCCGACGGCGTGGTGCTCGGCCAGCGCATTCGTCCGATGAAGCGCGTGGGCCTTTATGTGCCGGGTGGTGCAGGCATTTATCCGAGTACCGTGATTATGAATGCGGTTCCGGCTCTCGTAGCTGGCGTGCAAGACATCGTGGTGGTGACCCCGATTAAGGGCGAAATCAACCGCGCTGTGGCCTTTGTGCTGCAAGAACTCGGTATTGATGAAGTCTACCACATTGGTGGCGCTCAGGCTATCGGCTTGCTCGCTTATGGCGCTAAGGATGCCAAGGGCAAGACTGTTGTGGAACGCGTCGACAAGATTGTGGGCCCGGGTAACGTGTTTGCTGCCATCGCCAAGAAAGAAGTCTTTGGCGTTGTCGATATTGACATGGTCGCAGGCCCCTCCGAAGTGCTCGTAATGGCTGACAACACTTGCGATCCGGACTTTGTCGCTGCTGACCTTTTGAGCCAGGCTGAACACGGTTCCGGCTTTGAAGCTGCTATCTGCATTACCGACAACATGGAAACCGCCCAGATGATTTCTGCCTGCGTCGATGTGCAGGTCGAAAATTCTCCGAAGCGTGAACTTCTCGAAAAGGTGCTCGGCAACTTTGGCCGCATCTTGGTGGTGAAGGACTGGTTCGACGGCGTGGAAATCGCCAACCGTATTGCTCCAGAACACTTGGAAGTGATGACTGCTGAAGCTGAATCCATGGCTGCTCAGATTGAAAATGCTGGCGCCGTGTTTATCGGTCCGTGGTCCAGCGAACCGGTGGGTGACTACTTTGCCGGCCCGAACCACGTGCTGCCTACCAACGGAACGGGCCGCTTCTTCAGCCCGCTCGGCGTGTACGACTTCTTGAAGCGCATGAGCATCATCCGCTACAGCGAAAAGGCCATCAAGAAGAATGCGAAGGCAATTGCTGCCGTCGCTACCGAAGAAGGCTTTATCCATCACGCTGCAGCTGTGCTGAAGCGCCTCTAATATTCAATAAAATTTTTGAAGAAAGGCTCCTCGTTCGAGGAGCCTTTTCTACTTTTATAGAAAAATGGTGAGATAATTTATGGCTAAAACGATTCTTCAATCTGTATTGTTCCAAGGAAAAAAACAAGATATTTTGATTTCTGGCAAAAAGTTTGCCAAGGTCGGTCGTAAACTTTCCAAGAGTGATTATGCAAATGCCGAAATCGTTAAATGCGATGGCTTGGCCATTATCCCGCCTTTTTACAACGGACACACGCATGCTGCAATGACTTTGCTGCGAGGCTATGCCGACGATATGCCGCTTCAGAAGTGGCTGCAGGAATACATTTGGCCGTTCGAGGCTAAGCTCACTGCTAAGGATATCGAAATCGGATCGCGTCTTGCCGTGCTTGAAATGATTAAGTCCGGGACGGTCTTTTTCTCGGATATGTACTGGCGTCGCGAAGTCACCATGAAGGTGGTGAAGGAAATGGGAATCCGTGCGACCATTGGTGTGACGATTGCTGAAAATCTGGATACGCCCGAACATATTGAAGAAAATTTCAAGTTTTTGCAGGATCACCGTTTTGAATCGGACCGCGTGAAGCTAGCCGTGATGCCGCATTCCATTTATACTGTTGGCGAAAAGATTTTCAAGCGCTGCGCTAAGGTGGCCCGCGAAGAAAACTATATCTTGCATACTCATTTGTCTGAAACACTCAAGGAAGTCAAGGACTGCAAAAAACAGTATGGTTGCTCTCCCGTAGAACTCCTCGACAAGTGGGGAATCTTGGGTGGAAATTTTGTGGGAGCACACTGCGTTCACTTGAATGAATATGAAATGTCATTGATGGCTGAATCGGAATCGGCTGCGATTCTGAATCCGTGTTCGAACTTGAAACTCGGTAGCGGCATTCCGAAGGTGAATGCGCTACTCGATAGCGGCGTGCTTGTAGGCCTTGGTACTGACGGCGCTTCGTCTAACAATAACCTCGACATGCACGAAGAAATGAAGATGATTTCTCTCCTTGCAAAGGTGGAACCGAAGACCGGCAAGGCCGAATCTTTGCCGGCGATAGAGGCGCTTGAAATGGCGACTTGGAATACGGCGCTTGCCTATGGAATTCCTGCGGGTCTGATTGCCGACGACTTCTTGGCAGACGCCTTGCTGCTCGATTTAAAGAATGAACGCTTGGTTCCGAACTATAACCTGGTAAGCAATTGGGTGTACGCTGCGGATTCTAGCGCCATTCATTCGGTTATCTGTAATGGTAAATTTGTGATGCGCAATCATCACGTCGATGGCGAAGAAGATATCATTAAAGAAGCGCGTAAATACGCAACTAAGTATGTCCGCTAATTAAAATCGCTATTTCGCGACTTGCTTCGCTGTATTTTTCAGAGAATCGACAGCGTTTTTGACTGATTCTTTGGCAACTTCGGTTGCTTTGTCAGCGGCGTCCTTTGCGGATTCCTTGACCGCTTCTGTAGCCTTGTCTGCCGCTTCCTTGGCGGCCTCGGACGCCTTTTCAGCAGCCTTGTCTGTAATGGACTTGGTGATTTCGCTTGCTTTTTGTTCGGCAACCTCAAGCAGGTTCACCGGTTGCGAAGAATAGCCCATCATTTCAAGCGTACATTTGTAGGAGTCGTAAGCAAAAGAGGTGTCGCGGACTTCGGGAATGATTCCGCCGAAGGGGAACA
It includes:
- the hisD gene encoding histidinol dehydrogenase, which codes for MQIVKVTPKSAEIERICGREVAPSREIHDKVLSILADIKKGGIAKATEYAQKFDGLKGKNIRVPASAIAKSAAKCPKELQKALKQAIKNVRDFHKNQMEESWLMEGADGVVLGQRIRPMKRVGLYVPGGAGIYPSTVIMNAVPALVAGVQDIVVVTPIKGEINRAVAFVLQELGIDEVYHIGGAQAIGLLAYGAKDAKGKTVVERVDKIVGPGNVFAAIAKKEVFGVVDIDMVAGPSEVLVMADNTCDPDFVAADLLSQAEHGSGFEAAICITDNMETAQMISACVDVQVENSPKRELLEKVLGNFGRILVVKDWFDGVEIANRIAPEHLEVMTAEAESMAAQIENAGAVFIGPWSSEPVGDYFAGPNHVLPTNGTGRFFSPLGVYDFLKRMSIIRYSEKAIKKNAKAIAAVATEEGFIHHAAAVLKRL
- a CDS encoding nucleoside monophosphate kinase — translated: MAKIPAVLIFGAPGSGKGTVGAKLAATTSLKHISTGDIFRGIAPSSESGKLLASYSSKGLLVPDEATVEIFGRFIEGLINTNKVNPDKDTLLLDGIPRTVAQVKLIESVVDVKHIFVLDIKDEKTIVARLLNRAKIEGRKDDADEAVIKNRLKVYKESTAKVLGKYSKSIISRINGDNTPDEVFCDTLAAYVKFCKASNKTAKAKKPAAKKAKK
- a CDS encoding polysaccharide biosynthesis tyrosine autokinase, whose translation is MEPNNQYNSVGNSSSAKNNKDDDEIDILEVLSLLLKHKFFLACCIVAGCALGFLASNWMRPQYTSDALLQIDVKGNKAGKAMGEMGALLDVASPAEAEIELLKSRMVLTYVVEQERLCFNAFPKGAIDRLLHTEGRMDLEDLYIPEIARIEKWTAEVVGEDEFAVYTPEGVKLLQGKVGESLSAPYGGDTLRIHVKHLLARPGQQFVIAQSEPLDAVRGLVKKLDVAEKGKQTGIIGVSYTDRYADKAASVLNTIANIYLRQNVEMRSAEAEKTLEFLESQLPGVKAKLDSSEKKLADYRLKIGSVDMTGETRSHLEKVAQLEKQILELDQQRQEATRLFKEEHPAVQTIVQQQSRLRSELSRLKKSAENMPRTQQDVMSLQEEVAVNNAQYTAMLNNIQQLRVVRAGEVGNVRIVDYAQIERAPSKPNKKLIFAGCVGGAFLLGALLIYLLQMTKRGVRSSLEIERETGISVYAKIPKAENAILLKRNKGKNTKPLVEDDPDSPSSEALRSLYTAIEFATTDLRVMMVTGMIPGVGKSFVSKNVSALFAGSGKKTLLIDADMRRGVVYSHRKQGLGDVLEGKCSLDNAVADSITKNLYVLGAGKTDVSPSELLRGETFKNLLEEAKSKFDIVIVDTPPLELVTDSELIYPIVDFALFVLHYGKHSMDQIKESMMKLDRCCEGKARAFVMNHCESDGHGYGYGSYGYGKYSYYGKDKKKK
- the cimA gene encoding citramalate synthase, with product MKVFLYDTTLRDGNQDRKISLSLADKLQIARILDHFGFDYIEGGWPNPSNPTDEEFFQKIKEVKLKHAKIAAFGSTRRPKVLPEKDPLLQALVKSGAPVKTIFGKSWDLHVTDVIRTTLEENLDMIESSVAYLKEHSEEVIYDAEHFFDGYKANPQYALETLRAAELGHADFIVLCDTNGGTMPWELEEIVKDVKKHVSTPIGIHVHNDAGLGVCNSIYAVKSGATMVQGVVNGYGERCGNANLTTIAADLHFKMGAKFFAAKKIARLRQLSSNVDQIVNLPSDAHAPYVGDAAFAHKGGAHIDGVMKVSRSFEHIDPHAVGNDRVFVTSDQAGGSLVVEKLKAIKPGIDKKDPVVASLLSLIKERENAGWHFDSAEASFKMLVYRHLGMVKEPFKVLNYRVIEDKTPQGVSVSQATVKLQIGDKISHQVSEGDGPVNALDAALRKALLPFFPNMAKVKLDDYKVRVLGSKVASDATVRVWTTFGDEKGYWNVVGVSSNIIEASWMAFVDGLTYKILVDDKVIESAYKHLDVKPVEPVKAKEEAAPEKAKKLTARKVRNLAGVSRKK
- a CDS encoding ABC transporter ATP-binding protein; translation: MSSLLETVDLRREFSETGEKLEILKGVNFSMEEGELVALTGSSGSGKSTFLNLVGMLDTPTSGEILFKGKALSKFNDSERDRYHRVQVGFVFQFHHLLSEFTAIENVCVPGRILGTSEKECRERAAMLLETVGLKDRLKHLPRELSGGERQRVAIARALMNHPDLVLADEPSGNLDEANSAMLNELIGELNEKFNQAFLIVTHDEKLASFAKRRVVMHGGVIQ
- a CDS encoding FtsX-like permease family protein, which translates into the protein MNKLEWLIAWRYLGAQRKSLFVSLIGIFSMLGVSIGVFALVVALAAVNGFEEEVTAQMIGKDAHFEVMAYNGEFIAPYDSLIKEVRSRDSRVVASSPFIIYKVGVSSKKVNDGIVIYGIETETAKGVTDIHKYIKFGNYSVDSLEDLSGTLRPGIILGSGLANRLRVVVGDKLVLQTFQSPDAMVTSGGPKMMMCVVSGIFETGTYEYDGNLAYVGIPELQKLLGLEDVVTGIQFRLNNHWLAGEAVDSLATWLGYPYYAMDWKTKNITLLKWMNYEKFIVAAVICLIILVAAFNIISSLIMVVIDKTKEIGILRSMGLSKGSVMRVFMLMGSFIGVGGTIVGGTIGLVLCKLQEAYHFIKLPGDVYVIPYFPISVHILDVILIFVIGIALCVAATLLPAWKASRLDPVGAIRHE
- a CDS encoding ATP-dependent Clp protease ATP-binding subunit; translated protein: MSDINGIFSKKAKAVLQAARIAARNLGSDSVTTEHLLLGLVREDSGFAAETLRALKINLNELGENVQRSLTTNGGIMTVGDAHGALLSFTTRCKAALFNAAKIAKEEGDQYIGPEHLMLAILQQAESPAAGTLSTFGVTYENFENTLQQIKREAMNGQPSGEEGDGMDGDDRFMGQGRGGDTRQQVRSQSRSKTPILDHFGRDLTALAKQGKLDPIIGRGREIERLIQILCRRKKNNPALIGEPGVGKTAIIEGLAQKIVQKKIPELLMNKRVVTLDVAAMVAGTKYRGQFEERVKGLIMELQRVDNSVILFIDELHTIVGAGGSEGSLDASNIFKPALARGELQCIGATTIDEYRKYIEKDAALERRFQTIVVNPPNSEDSIQILEGLRPKYEQHHKVHYTPEAIRAAVTLAERYITDRFLPDKAIDVLDEAGARVRLNSIRTPQDLKEMEDELAATMQKKEEAIADQQYETAATLRDKIEDLTNRIAERREALNKEDSADFPIVDENEIRDCISKMTGIPVSRLAGEETQKLLKLGDEIKERVIGQDQAVDAVVKAIRRTRAGIRDTKRPMGSFLFLGPTGVGKTELAKVLSQSLFGSEDSMIRIDMSEYMEKHSVSRLIGAPPGYVGFEDNGGQLSEKVRKRPYCVVLLDEIEKAHPDIYNLLLQILDDGILTDSYGRKINFKNTIIIMTSNAGAREVRHSSGMGFTKMGETDDYERMETAIREEVKRVFSPEFLNRVDEQIVFRPLTKKDLSSVVDIQLTFLQKNLSERGILLEVSEAAKEFIVSHNYDSALGARPIRRSIQNLVEDEIAEGLLLGIYKDFTTISIDVENNKLKFTSEALPS